The following proteins are encoded in a genomic region of Oncorhynchus keta strain PuntledgeMale-10-30-2019 chromosome 35, Oket_V2, whole genome shotgun sequence:
- the LOC118368946 gene encoding ER membrane protein complex subunit 4-like isoform X1 — MATPGGQGGGALSTRGGARRMKWALELTLGNARGRCDRQSNQGVVMYPIGYSDKPVPDTSIQESDKNLVEKRCWDVALGPLKQIPMNLFIMYMSGNTISIFPIMMVCMMAWRPIQALMSMSATFKLLENSNQQWLQGLVYSVGNLLGSALAIYKCQSMGLLPTHSSDWLAFIEPPVRMEIMGGGMVL; from the exons ATGGCGACTCCAGGGGGACAGGGGGGAGGGGCGTTGTCTACAAGAGGAGGAGCTAGGAGGATGAAATGGGCTTTGGAGCTGACATTGGGCAATGCCAG GGGTCGTTGTGACAGACAGAGTAACCAGGGAGTTGTGATGTATCCAATTGGCTATTCAGACAAACCAGTCCCAGACACCAGCATCCAGGAATCAGACAAAAACCTGGTGGAGAAG CGTTGCTGGGACGTAGCTCTGGGGCCTCTGAAGCAGATTCCTATGAATCTATTCATTATGTACATGTCTGGTAACACCATATCCATCTTCCCCATCATGATGGTCTGTATGATGGCCTGGAGGCCCATCCAGGCTCTCATGTCCATGTCTGCCA CATTCAAGCTGTTGGAGAACTCTAACCAGCAATGGCTTCAGGGGCTGGTCTATTCTGTAGGAAACCTGCTTGGCTCGGCATTGGCTATCTACAAGTGTCAATCAATGGGGCTTCTCCCAACGCACTCTTCTGATTGGCTCGCTTTCATAGAACCGCCTGTG AGAATGGAGATTATGGGTGGAGGGATGGTGTTGTGA
- the LOC118368946 gene encoding ER membrane protein complex subunit 4-like isoform X2, producing the protein MATPGGQGGGALSTRGGARRMKWALELTLGNARGRCDRQSNQGVVMYPIGYSDKPVPDTSIQESDKNLVEKRCWDVALGPLKQIPMNLFIMYMSGNTISIFPIMMVCMMAWRPIQALMSMSASDVSSFSLNITSLLLDRKLSDVCNKLFLLP; encoded by the exons ATGGCGACTCCAGGGGGACAGGGGGGAGGGGCGTTGTCTACAAGAGGAGGAGCTAGGAGGATGAAATGGGCTTTGGAGCTGACATTGGGCAATGCCAG GGGTCGTTGTGACAGACAGAGTAACCAGGGAGTTGTGATGTATCCAATTGGCTATTCAGACAAACCAGTCCCAGACACCAGCATCCAGGAATCAGACAAAAACCTGGTGGAGAAG CGTTGCTGGGACGTAGCTCTGGGGCCTCTGAAGCAGATTCCTATGAATCTATTCATTATGTACATGTCTGGTAACACCATATCCATCTTCCCCATCATGATGGTCTGTATGATGGCCTGGAGGCCCATCCAGGCTCTCATGTCCATGTCTGCCA GTGatgtctcctccttctctctaaaCATTACATCTTTGTTGCTAGACAGGAAGTTAAGTGATGTGTgtaataaactgttccttctcccttaa